A portion of the Manihot esculenta cultivar AM560-2 chromosome 2, M.esculenta_v8, whole genome shotgun sequence genome contains these proteins:
- the LOC110609435 gene encoding plant-specific TFIIB-related protein 1 isoform X1, which yields MKCPYCSSAQSRCATTSSGRSITECTSCGRVVEERQFQPYHLFHIRAQDNPLCLVTSDLASLHHQALHARQGDEEDPFEPTGFITAFSTWSLEPSPLSLRSSLSFSGHLAELERTLELTNSSSNPTSSTVVVDNLRAYMQIIDVASILGLDCDISDHAFQLFRDCCSATCLRNRSVEALATAALVQAIREAQEPRTLQEISIAANVPQKEIGKYIKILGEALQLSQPINSNSISVHMPRFCTLLQLNKSAQELATHIGEVVINKCFCTRRNPISISAAAIYLACQLEDKRKTQAEICKVTGLTEVTLRKVYKELLENWDDLLPSNYTPAVPPEKAFPTTTISSGRASTPRVDPVELTSSSSDKDKQPENKPNKTNDVLLRGKEDAESNSNSRGARAPAWPIFRQPWLQFGSSGARTSGEKIQNTNRGDVNELQSDCQELEEKIDKLKMDKDSTAVARPNQISSSPASCVSTITWPFRATPSSGSSPIVQPPPKLAPGYAELKGVGYQNGGKNANVSGENK from the exons ATGAAGTGCCCTTATTGCTCGTCGGCGCAGTCGCGGTGCGCCACCACAAGCTCAGGCCGCTCAATCACGGAGTGCACATCATGCGGCCGAGTCGTCGAGGAACGTCAATTCCAACCTTATCATCTATTTCACATTCGAGCCCAAGACAACCCTCTCTGTCTGGTTACATCCGATCTTGCAAGCCTCCACCACCAGGCTCTCCATGCTCGTCAAGGAGACGAGGAGGACCCATTCGAGCCCACGGGGTTCATCACCGCATTCTCCACTTGGTCTCTTGAGCCGAGCCCACTCTCCCTCCGTTCTTCCCTCTCATTCTCGGGTCACCTCGCTGAGCTGGAGCGCACTCTTGAATTAACCAACTCATCATCGAATCCGACTTCATCCACGGTGGTTGTCGATAATCTGAGGGCCTATATGCAGATTATTGATGTGGCTTCAATTTTGGGGTTGGATTGTGATATTTCAGATCATGCGTTTCAATTGTTTAGGGATTGTTGTTCGGCTACTTGCTTGAGGAACCGCAGCGTTGAAGCTCTTGCCACTGCTGCTCTTGTTCAGGCCATTAGGGAGGCTCAGGAGCCCAGAACCCTTCAG GAAATCTCAATAGCAGCCAATGTTCCTCAAAAGGAGATTGGGAAGTACATCAAGATACTAGGTGAAGCTTTGCAACTGAGTCAGCCTATAAATAGTAATTCCATTTCAGTGCATATGCCTAGATTCTGCACGCTCCTCCAATTAAACAAATCTGCTCAG GAATTGGCGACCCATATCGGAGAAGTTGTTATCAACAAATGCTTCTGCACTCGCAGGAATCCCATTAGCATATCGGCAGCGGCTATATATCTGGCATGCCAATTAGAAGACAAGCGAAAGACACAAGCTGAGATTTGTAAGGTGACAGGTCTCACTGAGGTCACACTCAGAAAAGTCTACAAGGAACTATTGGAGAATTGGGATGATCTACTCCCATCCAATTATACTCCTGCTGTCCCTCCAGAAAAAGCATTTCCTACTACAACAATTTCTTCAGGCCGTGCATCTACTCCTAGAGTTGACCCAGTTGAATTAACATCATCATCTTCAGACAAAGACAAACAACCAGAGAACAAACCAAATAAAACAAATGATGTATTGCTCAGGGGCAAGGAGGATGCTGAAAGCAACAGTAATTCTCGTGGGGCTCGCGCCCCTGCATGGCCGATTTTCAGACAGCCCTGGCTTCAATTTGGAAGTTCTGGAGCTAGGACTTCAGGAGAGAAAATTCAAAATACAAATCGAGGGGATGTCAATGAGTTGCAGTCTGACTGTCAAGAACTGGAAGAGAAAATAGATAAGCTAAAAATGGATAAAGACTCAACAGCTGTGGCTAGGCCAAACCAGATTTCTAGCTCCCCAGCTTCATGTGTGAGTACAATCACCTGGCCATTTCGTGCCACACCTTCATCAGGGTCTTCTCCAATTGTTCAGCCCCCACCTAAATTAGCACCAGGTTATGCTGAGCTAAAAGGTGTTGGCTATCAAAATGGTGGTAAAAATGCAAATGTGAGTGGGGAAAACAAGTAG
- the LOC110609777 gene encoding E3 ubiquitin ligase PQT3-like: MPIYFKFFSAKEYDFIPVDGSVISVDALKRKFFESKYKQKSKGSCLGTDLDLVVVNAQTNDCYVDDMLIPNNTRVLIRRVPGTRFRKPISTATIVVIGTQQPLSSHFTGSSSSRTGSEAAVTAACRSDAVNASVSSVHGSTVTSLSSTKYSEDITFEDDDGFGDDDVLVIPRMQPVQSSKSTVDEEFDEDSKIKALVNTPALDWQPKGSNGVGFGSRGVIGGLRKKIPPQGYICHRCKVPGHFIQHCPTNGDPKYDFKRVKPPTGIPKSMLMPNPDGSYKLSSGATAVLQPNNDAFEKEILGCFPSKISVDNLPPELLCPLCKQVMRDAVLTSKCCFKSFCDTCIRVHLITSKLTCACGATNVLTDYLIPNMTLRDTINCFVQSGSSYSSTVENAKSNSFPVKDMESSHCSQAQISTTKLSAESFEEEQKPSPSNVEDKANERKPLDAPRQMAKKARTEGAADVSEATIGSIRTKDTASQGSILVVGEEVQQKDVSVEGEKKRKERKVIKYEVQQKEGSGERRKKKRGRNSQDVEAESYMMPVGSYAYNPHWIGMQAGLQGYMAPYYAAGAMSYGWSPFGTTFNGA, encoded by the coding sequence atgcctatatattttaaatttttcagtGCCAAAGAATATGATTTCATCCCGGTGGATGGCTCTGTTATTTCTGTTGATGCTCTGAAACGGAAATTTTTTGAATCCAAGTATAAACAAAAGTCTAAAGGCTCGTGTTTGGGAACTGATTTGGACCTTGTGGTCGTTAATGCCCAGACCAATGATTGTTACGTTGATGATATGTTGATCCCTAACAATACTAGGGTTTTGATTCGCCGTGTTCCCGGAACGCGGTTTCGCAAGCCCATTAGCACTGCAACTATTGTCGTTATTGGAACGCAACAGCCACTTAGTTCTCATTTTACTGGTTCTAGTTCTTCCAGGACTGGCTCTGAAGCTGCTGTTACTGCTGCATGTAGAAGTGACGCAGTAAATGCTAGTGTTAGTTCTGTTCATGGAAGTACTGTTACTAGTTTGTCCTCAACAAAATATAGTGAAGATATTACATTTGAAGATGACGATGGGTTTGGAGATGATGATGTGCTTGTGATTCCAAGAATGCAGCCAGTTCAGTCTAGCAAATCAACTGTAGATGAAGAATTTGATGAGGACAGCAAGATTAAGGCTTTAGTCAATACTCCAGCCTTGGACTGGCAGCCTAAAGGGTCTAATGGTGTGGGTTTTGGGAGCCGAGGTGTGATTGGCGGATTGAGGAAGAAAATACCTCCGCAGGGTTACATATGTCACAGGTGTAAGGTACCAGGTCACTTTATTCAGCATTGCCCAACAAATGGAGATCCAAAGTACGATTTCAAAAGAGTGAAGCCTCCTACTGGTATTCCTAAGTCGATGCTGATGCCAAACCCAGATGGCTCTTATAAGTTGTCAAGTGGTGCAACTGCTGTTTTGCAGCCAAATAATGATGCTTTTGAGAAGGAAATTTTGGGCTGCTTTCCATCAAAGATATCTGTTGATAACCTTCCACCAGAACTTCTCTGTCCCTTGTGCAAGCAAGTAATGAGAGATGCTGTCTTGACTAGCAAATGCTGTTTCAAGAGCTTTTGTGATACATGTATTAGGGTCCATCTAATCACCTCTAAGTTGACATGTGCTTGTGGAGCGACAAATGTCCTTACTGATTATCTGATTCCTAACATGACGCTTAGGGATACAATTAATTGCTTCGTGCAATCTGGTTCTAGTTATAGCAGCACTGTTGAAAATGCCAAAAGCAACTCCTTTCCAGTTAAGGATATGGAATCTTCTCACTGCTCACAGGCTCAGATCTCTACAACAAAACTATCTGCAGAATCGTTTGAGGAAGAGCAGAAGCCCTCTCCTAGTAATGTAGAAGATAAGGCAAATGAAAGGAAACCTCTTGACGCTCCACGCCAGATGGCTAAGAAAGCTAGAACTGAAGGGGCAGCTGATGTATCTGAAGCAACTATTGGGTCAATAAGAACGAAAGATACAGCATCACAGGGAAGTATTCTGGTGGTTGGGGAAGAAGTGCAGCAAAAGGATGTCTCTGTTGAGGGagagaagaaaaggaaagagaGGAAAGTGATCAAGTATGAAGTTCAGCAAAAGGAGGGTTCTGGtgagagaagaaagaaaaagagaggaaGAAATTCCCAAGATGTTGAGGCAGAGAGCTATATGATGCCTGTTGGTTCTTATGCATATAATCCACACTGGATAGGCATGCAGGCAGGTTTGCAAGGATATATGGCACCTTATTATGCTGCTGGTGCGATGAGCTACGGGTGGAGCCCCTTTGGAACAACATTCAATGGTGCATAA
- the LOC110609778 gene encoding uncharacterized protein LOC110609778, whose product MKDVDSLPTSTTAATVTVTATATATSAKKETSDSNLFGKGRYKFWALAAILLLAFWSMFTGTVTLRWSAGNLNSLSDDLDAPIHDDLDVLEMEEREKVVKHMWDVYTNSRRIRLPRFWQEAFEAAYEELTSDVPEIRDAAICEIAKMSVRSIVLDPPPFQSTSAQELNKSLKLAGKGAAIATSRRSDE is encoded by the exons ATGAAGGATGTAGATTCTCTCCCAACATCCACGACGGCAGCGACGGTAACGGTAACGGCAACGGCGACGGCGACTAGTGCAAAGAAGGAAACCTCTGATTCTAATCTATTTGGTAAGGGCCGCTATAAATTCTGGGCTTTAGCTGCCATTTTGCTTTTGGCATTTTGGTCAATGTTCACTGGAACTGTCACTCTTCGTTGGTCCGCCGGCAACCTCAACAGTCTATCCGATGACCTTGACGCTCCTATCCACGACGATCTCGACGTCCTT GAAATGGAGGAAAGGGAGAAGGTGGTAAAGCATATGTGGGATGTATACACCAATAGCCGTCGGATCAGATTACCTCGATTTTGGCAGGAGGCTTTTGAGGCTGCATACGAGGAGTTGACTAGCGATGTCCCTGAGATTAGAGATGCTGCCATTTGTGAGATCGCCAAGATGTCTGTCCGCTCCATTGTTCTCGATCCGCCGCCCTTTCAATCAACG AGTGCACAAGAATTAAACAAGAGCCTGAAGTTAGCAGGGAAAGGTGCGGCTATTGCAACTTCAAGGAGGAGCGATGAATGA
- the LOC110609435 gene encoding plant-specific TFIIB-related protein 1 isoform X2, whose protein sequence is MKCPYCSSAQSRCATTSSGRSITECTSCGRVVEERQFQPYHLFHIRAQDNPLCLVTSDLASLHHQALHARQGDEEDPFEPTGFITAFSTWSLEPSPLSLRSSLSFSGHLAELERTLELTNSSSNPTSSTVVVDNLRAYMQIIDVASILGLDCDISDHAFQLFRDCCSATCLRNRSVEALATAALVQAIREAQEPRTLQELATHIGEVVINKCFCTRRNPISISAAAIYLACQLEDKRKTQAEICKVTGLTEVTLRKVYKELLENWDDLLPSNYTPAVPPEKAFPTTTISSGRASTPRVDPVELTSSSSDKDKQPENKPNKTNDVLLRGKEDAESNSNSRGARAPAWPIFRQPWLQFGSSGARTSGEKIQNTNRGDVNELQSDCQELEEKIDKLKMDKDSTAVARPNQISSSPASCVSTITWPFRATPSSGSSPIVQPPPKLAPGYAELKGVGYQNGGKNANVSGENK, encoded by the exons ATGAAGTGCCCTTATTGCTCGTCGGCGCAGTCGCGGTGCGCCACCACAAGCTCAGGCCGCTCAATCACGGAGTGCACATCATGCGGCCGAGTCGTCGAGGAACGTCAATTCCAACCTTATCATCTATTTCACATTCGAGCCCAAGACAACCCTCTCTGTCTGGTTACATCCGATCTTGCAAGCCTCCACCACCAGGCTCTCCATGCTCGTCAAGGAGACGAGGAGGACCCATTCGAGCCCACGGGGTTCATCACCGCATTCTCCACTTGGTCTCTTGAGCCGAGCCCACTCTCCCTCCGTTCTTCCCTCTCATTCTCGGGTCACCTCGCTGAGCTGGAGCGCACTCTTGAATTAACCAACTCATCATCGAATCCGACTTCATCCACGGTGGTTGTCGATAATCTGAGGGCCTATATGCAGATTATTGATGTGGCTTCAATTTTGGGGTTGGATTGTGATATTTCAGATCATGCGTTTCAATTGTTTAGGGATTGTTGTTCGGCTACTTGCTTGAGGAACCGCAGCGTTGAAGCTCTTGCCACTGCTGCTCTTGTTCAGGCCATTAGGGAGGCTCAGGAGCCCAGAACCCTTCAG GAATTGGCGACCCATATCGGAGAAGTTGTTATCAACAAATGCTTCTGCACTCGCAGGAATCCCATTAGCATATCGGCAGCGGCTATATATCTGGCATGCCAATTAGAAGACAAGCGAAAGACACAAGCTGAGATTTGTAAGGTGACAGGTCTCACTGAGGTCACACTCAGAAAAGTCTACAAGGAACTATTGGAGAATTGGGATGATCTACTCCCATCCAATTATACTCCTGCTGTCCCTCCAGAAAAAGCATTTCCTACTACAACAATTTCTTCAGGCCGTGCATCTACTCCTAGAGTTGACCCAGTTGAATTAACATCATCATCTTCAGACAAAGACAAACAACCAGAGAACAAACCAAATAAAACAAATGATGTATTGCTCAGGGGCAAGGAGGATGCTGAAAGCAACAGTAATTCTCGTGGGGCTCGCGCCCCTGCATGGCCGATTTTCAGACAGCCCTGGCTTCAATTTGGAAGTTCTGGAGCTAGGACTTCAGGAGAGAAAATTCAAAATACAAATCGAGGGGATGTCAATGAGTTGCAGTCTGACTGTCAAGAACTGGAAGAGAAAATAGATAAGCTAAAAATGGATAAAGACTCAACAGCTGTGGCTAGGCCAAACCAGATTTCTAGCTCCCCAGCTTCATGTGTGAGTACAATCACCTGGCCATTTCGTGCCACACCTTCATCAGGGTCTTCTCCAATTGTTCAGCCCCCACCTAAATTAGCACCAGGTTATGCTGAGCTAAAAGGTGTTGGCTATCAAAATGGTGGTAAAAATGCAAATGTGAGTGGGGAAAACAAGTAG